A stretch of Besnoitia besnoiti strain Bb-Ger1 chromosome V, whole genome shotgun sequence DNA encodes these proteins:
- a CDS encoding SAG-related sequence (encoded by transcript BESB_061560), producing the protein MSRSGAGRVLYIFLFMAPVWSQLVSTAENKQVLPQCTVRDAATTCVCESLEAKGGQAQSVNAATLSESANTLQVQCTESSTFVPSDLDSVCTGATGEASITTCEKSKNPITKVKISTLLSKEADPGTKWTKKEQNSHSLTILSTDFPLVDRHFFIGCGEKQTEGNSCVVNVTLNARTSALAGNVLTCAYGETSNLSIPKVALDSTNDSLTVVCGGEGAMPESNGAPTIFLCKDPETDVCTKVADVPEVFPGFSKAWWTKQDGQENAAKLTIPKDGFPVEPKTIMLGCSLQGKSPTQKETAEEDGSSAALLPTCKVKVTVAAGASSFSTMSLSAGVLLLSIMSLAHAYRMLFISVPHFSIL; encoded by the coding sequence ATGTCACGATCCGGTGCAGGTAGAGTTCTGTATATTTTCCTGTTCATGGCACCCGTGTGGTCGCAACTGGTATCAACGGCAGAAAATAAACAGGTATTGCCGCAGTGCACAGTGCGCGATGCGGCTACCACGTGCGTCTGCGAAAGCTTAGAGGCTAAAGGTGGACAAGCTCAATCCGTTAACGCGGCTACGTTATCAGAGTCGGCGAACACCCTCCAGGTCCAATGCACAGAGTCCTCCACATTCGTGCCCTCCGACCTCGACAGCGTCTGCACGGGCGCAACAGGGGAGGCTTCTATCACGACGTGTGAGAAATCCAAGAACCCAATCACCAAGGTGAAAATCAGCACCCTTCTATCTAAGGAAGCCGACCCCGGCACCAAATGGACCAAGAAGGAGCAAAACAGCCATTCGCTAACTATTCTCTCGACAGATTTCCCTCTAGTTGACAGGCACTTCTTCATCGGGTGTGGAGAAAAACAGACGGAAGGGAACTCTTGTGTAGTGAACGTCACGCTGAATGCAAGGACGTCGGCTCTCGCGGGCAACGTCCTTACGTGCGCGTACGGCGAGACGAGCAACTTGTCAATTCCGAAAGTGGCACTGGACTCTACCAACGACTCCCTGACTGTCGTCTGCGGTGGTGAGGGAGCGATGCCGGAGAGTAACGGAGCTCCCACCATCTTCTTATGCAAGGACCCAGAGACCGACGTCTGCACGAAGGTCGCGGACGTCCCTGAAGTGTTTCCGGGCTTCAGCAAGGCGTGGTGGACAAAGCAGGATGGTCAGGAGAATGCAGCCAAGCTGACGATTCCGAAGGACGGATTTCCTGTTGAGCCGAAGACTATTATGTTGGGTTGCAGTCTTCAGGGTAAATCGCCCACTCAGAAGGAgactgcagaagaagacgggTCATCTGCAGCTTTGCTTCCTACGTGCAAGGTGAAGGTGActgtcgctgccggcgcgagcAGTTTTTCGACTATGAGCCTTTCAGCAGGCGTGCTTTTGTTGTCGATTATGTCTCTTGCTCATGCATATCGTATGTTATTTATTTCTGTTCCGCACTTCAGCATCTTGTAG